The following are encoded together in the Mumia sp. Pv4-285 genome:
- the recO gene encoding DNA repair protein RecO, producing MALYRDEAVVLRTQKLGEADRIVTLLTRHHGRVRAVAKGVRRTSSRFGSRVEPFMHVDLQLAEGRTLDVITQVETLDAYAGRLGNDYGAYTCGTSMLESADRLVGEDGHPAAQQYLLLVGALRALADRRHPSGLILDSFLLRSLAIAGYAPSFDTCARCGLAGPHRSFNPGAGGMLCVDCRLPGSDNPAPETVLLLGALLSGLWPQAETSGDRTRREASALVASYLQWHLERGLRSLDYVDR from the coding sequence GTGGCGCTCTACCGCGACGAGGCCGTCGTCCTCCGGACCCAGAAGCTGGGCGAGGCGGACCGCATCGTCACGCTCCTGACCCGTCACCACGGCCGGGTGCGCGCCGTGGCCAAGGGCGTACGCCGGACGAGCTCGCGATTCGGTTCGCGGGTCGAGCCCTTCATGCACGTCGACCTCCAGCTCGCCGAGGGCCGCACGCTCGACGTCATCACGCAGGTCGAGACGCTCGACGCGTACGCCGGGCGCCTCGGCAACGACTACGGCGCCTACACGTGCGGCACGTCGATGCTGGAGTCCGCCGACCGCCTGGTGGGCGAGGACGGCCACCCGGCCGCCCAGCAGTACCTGCTGCTCGTCGGAGCGCTACGGGCACTGGCCGACCGCCGGCATCCCAGCGGGCTGATCCTCGACTCGTTCCTGCTGCGCTCGCTCGCGATCGCCGGGTACGCCCCCAGCTTCGACACCTGCGCCCGGTGCGGGCTCGCAGGACCCCACCGTTCCTTCAACCCCGGCGCCGGCGGGATGCTCTGCGTCGACTGCCGGCTCCCGGGATCGGACAACCCGGCGCCGGAGACGGTGCTCCTCCTCGGGGCGCTGCTCAGCGGGCTCTGGCCGCAGGCCGAGACATCGGGGGACCGCACGCGTCGCGAGGCGAGTGCGCTCGTCGCGTCGTACCTCCAGTGGCACCTGGAGCGGGGCCTGCGCTCGCTCGACTACGTCGACCGCTGA
- a CDS encoding fumarylacetoacetate hydrolase family protein has product MRIARFTTDEDPRFGIVGEADGETVIAAITGDPLYAGVQLTGEKIALDDVRLLAPVLPRSKVVGIGRNYAAHAAELGNEVPAEPLVFLKPNTSVTGPGDPIIYPDFTKELSYEGELAVVISRICKDVPAESAAQVIHGYTVANDVTARDLQKSDGQWSRAKGSDGFCPLGPWIETDLDPSDLRVTTTVGDRVVQDGRTSSMVVGVPALIAYVSSFMTLLPGDVILTGTPEGVGPMNPGDEVSVTVEGIGTLTNKVVSSD; this is encoded by the coding sequence GTGCGTATCGCAAGGTTCACCACCGATGAGGACCCCCGCTTCGGCATCGTCGGCGAGGCCGACGGAGAGACGGTGATCGCCGCGATCACCGGCGACCCGTTGTACGCCGGCGTCCAGCTGACCGGCGAGAAGATCGCCCTCGACGACGTCCGGCTGCTCGCGCCGGTCCTGCCGCGGAGCAAGGTCGTCGGCATCGGGCGCAACTACGCCGCCCACGCCGCCGAGCTCGGCAACGAGGTCCCGGCCGAGCCGCTGGTCTTCCTCAAGCCCAACACGAGCGTGACCGGGCCGGGCGACCCGATCATCTACCCCGACTTCACCAAGGAGCTGAGCTACGAGGGAGAGCTCGCTGTCGTGATCAGCCGGATCTGCAAGGACGTGCCCGCCGAGTCGGCCGCGCAGGTCATCCACGGCTACACCGTCGCCAACGACGTGACCGCACGCGACCTCCAGAAGTCGGACGGCCAGTGGAGCCGCGCGAAGGGGTCCGACGGATTCTGCCCGCTCGGCCCCTGGATCGAGACCGACCTCGACCCGAGCGACCTGCGCGTGACGACCACCGTCGGAGACCGCGTGGTGCAGGACGGGCGCACCTCCTCCATGGTCGTCGGCGTGCCGGCACTCATCGCGTACGTGTCCAGCTTCATGACGCTGCTCCCGGGCGACGTCATCCTCACCGGCACCCCAGAGGGTGTCGGTCCCATGAACCCTGGTGACGAGGTCAGCGTCACCGTCGAGGGCATCGGAACCCTGACCAACAAGGTGGTTTCAAGTGACTGA
- the mmuM gene encoding homocysteine S-methyltransferase: MPPSRRTAVDAWSNRDRFVVVDGALATELERHGADISSALWSATLLRDDPALIARVHRDYLDAGADVLITASYQATVEGFERAGIDPAEAEALIASSVTLAREVRDTFVTEQPDAFAKGRSRPLVAASIGPYGAALADGSEYRGDYGVDVATLVAFHRDRLQLLADAGPDLLACETVPSVVEAEALATLVDAEQERTGTPAWITFTARDAHRLSDGTPVREAAKLAADHAFVAIGINCTALEHIAPLVEAIAATTVVPVVVYPNSGETWDAGSRGWTGSSARGSWARWVREWRDAGASLIGGCCRTTPADVAEIASVRG, from the coding sequence GTGCCTCCCTCCCGCAGGACTGCCGTCGACGCCTGGTCGAACCGTGACCGGTTCGTCGTCGTGGACGGCGCGCTCGCGACCGAGCTCGAGCGGCACGGGGCCGACATCTCGAGCGCGCTGTGGTCCGCGACGCTGCTGCGCGACGACCCTGCGCTGATCGCCCGTGTTCACCGCGACTACCTCGACGCCGGCGCCGACGTGCTGATCACTGCCAGCTATCAGGCGACCGTGGAGGGCTTCGAGCGCGCCGGCATCGACCCGGCCGAGGCCGAGGCTCTGATCGCCTCGTCGGTGACCCTCGCACGTGAGGTCCGCGACACGTTCGTCACCGAGCAGCCAGACGCGTTCGCGAAGGGGCGCTCACGGCCGCTCGTCGCTGCCTCGATCGGCCCGTACGGCGCCGCGCTGGCGGACGGGTCCGAGTATCGCGGCGACTACGGCGTCGACGTCGCCACGCTGGTCGCGTTCCACCGGGACCGCCTGCAGCTCCTCGCGGACGCGGGCCCCGACCTCCTGGCCTGCGAGACCGTGCCGTCGGTCGTGGAGGCTGAGGCGCTCGCAACCCTCGTCGACGCCGAGCAGGAACGCACCGGCACGCCGGCCTGGATCACGTTCACCGCCCGGGACGCCCACCGCCTCAGCGACGGCACGCCCGTCCGCGAGGCCGCGAAGCTGGCCGCGGACCACGCGTTCGTCGCGATCGGCATCAACTGCACGGCGCTCGAGCACATCGCGCCGCTCGTCGAGGCGATCGCCGCCACCACCGTCGTGCCGGTCGTCGTCTATCCCAACTCCGGCGAGACCTGGGATGCCGGTTCCCGCGGATGGACCGGGTCGTCGGCGCGCGGCAGCTGGGCGCGCTGGGTCCGGGAGTGGCGGGACGCAGGGGCGAGCCTCATCGGCGGGTGCTGTCGGACCACACCGGCCGACGTCGCCGAGATCGCGTCCGTCCGAGGCTAG
- a CDS encoding agmatine deiminase family protein, translating into MPAESAPQERVWMAFPTAGYSLGDTAAEAEEARATWSAVAHAVSDFAPVTMVVDPEDVRDARRWLSVAVDVVEAPLNDAWMRDIGPTFVHREDGTVVAVDWVFNGWGEQDWARWDHDARIAAVVSREAGVARIGSQMVNEGGGFHVDGAGTVLVTETVQRDPHRNPGWSRAAVEIELARTIGADHTIWLPRGLSRDSERYGTRGHVDIVATFPSAGRVLVHDQRDATHPDHAVSEEIRTSLADAVDARGDALELVALPAPRTLRDGEGWVDWSYVNHLVVNDGVVACAFDDPHDAEAAAVLREEYPGREVVGVDARPLFARGGGIHCITQQQPAPLTVS; encoded by the coding sequence ATGCCGGCGGAGTCCGCCCCGCAGGAACGGGTGTGGATGGCGTTCCCGACCGCCGGCTACTCGCTCGGCGACACGGCAGCGGAGGCGGAGGAGGCCCGCGCGACGTGGAGCGCGGTTGCCCACGCGGTCTCCGACTTCGCGCCCGTGACGATGGTCGTCGACCCGGAGGACGTGCGCGACGCCCGCCGGTGGCTGTCCGTAGCGGTCGACGTCGTCGAAGCCCCGCTGAACGACGCGTGGATGCGCGACATCGGGCCGACGTTCGTCCACCGCGAGGACGGGACGGTCGTCGCCGTGGACTGGGTGTTCAACGGGTGGGGTGAGCAGGACTGGGCGCGGTGGGACCACGACGCGCGGATCGCCGCCGTGGTCTCGCGGGAGGCGGGTGTCGCCCGCATCGGTTCGCAGATGGTCAACGAGGGTGGCGGCTTCCACGTCGACGGAGCCGGCACGGTCCTCGTCACGGAGACCGTGCAGCGCGACCCGCACCGCAACCCCGGCTGGTCACGGGCGGCCGTCGAGATTGAGCTCGCACGCACGATCGGAGCGGACCACACGATCTGGCTGCCGCGAGGGCTGTCGCGTGACAGCGAGCGCTACGGGACCCGCGGGCACGTCGACATCGTCGCGACGTTCCCGTCGGCAGGGCGCGTGCTCGTGCACGACCAGCGTGACGCCACCCATCCGGACCATGCGGTCTCCGAAGAGATCCGTACGTCGCTGGCCGACGCCGTCGACGCCCGCGGCGACGCCCTGGAACTGGTCGCGCTGCCCGCCCCCCGGACCCTGCGCGACGGCGAGGGCTGGGTCGACTGGTCGTACGTCAACCACCTCGTGGTCAACGACGGAGTGGTCGCGTGCGCGTTCGACGACCCGCACGACGCGGAAGCGGCGGCGGTGCTGCGCGAGGAGTACCCCGGTCGTGAGGTGGTCGGAGTAGACGCCCGCCCGCTGTTCGCGCGCGGCGGTGGCATCCACTGCATCACGCAGCAGCAGCCGGCACCGCTCACGGTGTCGTGA
- a CDS encoding proline dehydrogenase family protein, whose translation MADEAVALVRRWNATSQAIRPDKAAARLGAVLEDPAGLAFTTGFVDGVIRPEDPAVAAQNFAALSRQAPRFLPWHLRTAVRLGGTVAPYLPRVVIPIVRRTLRAMVGHLLVDASDRRLGRAIAHLRRPGIRLNVNLLGEAVLGRREASRRLAGTRRVLARDDVDYVSIKVSSTVAPHAAWAFDEAVSDIVDQLAPLFLQAAASSPKKFVNLDMEEYRDLDLTMAVFTRLLSRPELLDLEAGIVLQAYLPDALGAMIRLQTWAAARTARGGAPIKVRVVKGANLPMERVEAALHDWPLATWGSKQETDTNYKRVLEYALRPEHARHVRVGVAGHNLFDLAFAWLLAGRRGTRDAMDVEMLLGMAQAQAEVVRAEVGSLLFYTPVVHPAEFDVAIAYLVRRLEEGASQENFMSAVLKLDEDALFERERQRFAASLADLDTAVPLPNRHQDRTVAPAAGPRGTFRTDQFHNTQDTDPSLAPNRLWAREVLAAVPASDAGQALVAEHTVRSGDQLDALIHSAVQAAPRWAALGGAGRAAVLEDAADELERRRSDLLEVMASEAGKTLGEGDPEVSEAIDFARYYATLARELDDVDGAEPVPVRLTVVTPPWNFPVAIPAGSTLAALAAGSAVVVKPAPQAARCGSLMVETLWRAGVPRDVLQLAHVDEGDLGSRLIGDRRVDRVVLTGAFETAELFRSFRPDLPLLAETSGKNAIVVTPSADLDLAARDVAASAFGHAGQKCSAASLVILVGSVARSRRFREQLVDAVTSLEVGTPEVATTQVGPLIEPARGKLLDALTTLGPGESWLVEPRRLDDAGQLWSPGVRVGVAPGSVAHLTEFFGPVLSVMTAETLAEAIALQNQVDYGLTAGLHSLDRSEIDTWLSSVRAGNLYVNRGITGAVVRRQPFGGWKRSAVGAGTKAGGPSYLVGLTGWRSCPSTATTAPLPVVGPLREAAGAVGLPPEDLERLDRALRSDAQAWHDLYAEGADPSALGVERNVLRHLPTTVTVRHTADASLTDLVRVVAAGAAAGGTVVVSSEEPLPAALTGAITRLGISVHVDDDAAWLRHVEASAGGRIRMVAADAEAEASALATALGGRPDVAVWAQPVTESGRIELLPFLHEQAVSVTAHRFGIPHDLTEGLV comes from the coding sequence ATCGCCGACGAGGCCGTCGCCCTGGTGCGACGGTGGAACGCCACATCCCAGGCGATCCGGCCGGACAAGGCGGCCGCACGTCTCGGTGCCGTCCTGGAGGATCCCGCCGGGCTCGCCTTCACCACCGGCTTCGTCGACGGCGTCATCCGTCCCGAGGACCCGGCGGTCGCCGCGCAGAACTTCGCCGCGCTCTCGCGTCAGGCACCACGGTTCCTGCCCTGGCACCTTCGCACCGCCGTACGCCTCGGCGGCACTGTCGCTCCGTACCTTCCCCGCGTCGTGATCCCGATCGTGCGCCGCACGCTGCGCGCGATGGTCGGACACCTGCTCGTGGACGCGAGCGACCGTCGGCTGGGACGCGCGATCGCCCACCTCCGCCGCCCAGGGATCCGGCTCAACGTCAACCTGCTCGGCGAGGCGGTGCTCGGACGTCGCGAGGCGTCGCGCCGCCTCGCCGGCACGCGCCGAGTCCTGGCGCGCGACGACGTCGACTACGTCTCGATCAAGGTGTCCTCGACGGTCGCACCGCACGCCGCCTGGGCGTTCGACGAAGCCGTGTCCGACATCGTCGACCAGCTCGCGCCGCTCTTCCTCCAGGCTGCCGCCTCGTCGCCGAAGAAGTTCGTGAACCTCGACATGGAGGAGTACCGCGACCTCGACCTCACCATGGCGGTCTTCACCCGGCTCCTGTCACGGCCCGAGCTCCTCGACCTCGAGGCAGGGATCGTCCTTCAGGCCTACCTTCCCGACGCGCTCGGCGCGATGATCCGGCTGCAGACGTGGGCCGCAGCGCGCACGGCCCGCGGCGGGGCACCGATCAAGGTCCGCGTCGTCAAGGGCGCGAACCTGCCGATGGAGCGCGTGGAGGCTGCGCTGCACGACTGGCCGCTGGCGACCTGGGGGAGCAAGCAGGAGACCGACACGAACTACAAGCGCGTCCTCGAGTACGCGCTGCGGCCGGAGCACGCACGCCACGTGCGGGTCGGCGTGGCCGGGCACAACCTGTTCGACCTCGCGTTCGCGTGGCTGCTCGCCGGCCGCCGCGGCACCCGCGACGCGATGGACGTCGAGATGCTGCTCGGCATGGCCCAGGCCCAGGCCGAGGTCGTCCGCGCCGAGGTCGGCAGTCTGCTGTTCTACACGCCGGTCGTCCACCCGGCAGAGTTCGACGTCGCCATCGCGTACCTCGTACGCCGCCTGGAGGAGGGCGCGAGCCAGGAGAACTTCATGAGTGCCGTCCTCAAGCTCGACGAGGACGCCCTTTTCGAGCGTGAGCGGCAGCGGTTCGCCGCATCGCTCGCCGACCTCGACACCGCCGTCCCCCTCCCCAACCGGCACCAGGACCGGACGGTCGCCCCCGCAGCCGGTCCTCGAGGCACGTTCCGCACTGATCAATTCCACAACACCCAGGACACCGACCCGTCGCTCGCCCCGAACCGTCTCTGGGCACGCGAGGTCCTCGCCGCAGTCCCGGCGTCAGACGCCGGCCAGGCGCTGGTCGCCGAGCACACCGTACGGTCGGGCGACCAGCTGGACGCCCTGATCCACAGCGCGGTTCAGGCCGCCCCCCGGTGGGCCGCGCTCGGCGGCGCGGGGCGGGCCGCTGTGCTCGAGGACGCCGCGGACGAGCTCGAGCGGCGTCGCTCGGACCTTCTCGAGGTGATGGCGTCGGAAGCCGGCAAGACCCTCGGCGAGGGTGATCCGGAGGTCTCCGAGGCGATCGACTTCGCGCGCTACTACGCCACGCTGGCGCGCGAGCTCGACGACGTGGACGGCGCGGAACCCGTGCCGGTCCGACTGACCGTCGTCACGCCGCCGTGGAACTTCCCCGTCGCGATCCCCGCCGGTTCCACCCTGGCCGCGCTCGCCGCCGGCTCCGCGGTCGTCGTCAAGCCCGCTCCGCAGGCTGCACGGTGCGGTTCGCTGATGGTCGAGACCTTGTGGCGAGCCGGTGTCCCGCGTGACGTCCTCCAGCTGGCGCACGTGGACGAGGGCGACCTCGGCAGCCGACTGATCGGCGACCGTCGCGTCGACCGTGTCGTCCTCACGGGGGCGTTCGAGACCGCTGAGCTGTTCCGGTCCTTCCGACCGGACCTGCCGCTGCTCGCGGAGACGAGCGGCAAGAACGCGATCGTCGTCACCCCGAGCGCCGACCTCGACCTGGCCGCCCGCGACGTCGCCGCGTCGGCGTTCGGGCACGCGGGCCAGAAGTGCTCGGCCGCGTCGCTGGTCATCCTCGTGGGCTCGGTCGCGCGCTCGCGCCGCTTCCGTGAGCAGCTCGTCGATGCGGTCACCTCGCTCGAGGTCGGAACGCCCGAGGTCGCGACGACACAGGTCGGCCCGCTGATCGAGCCTGCCCGCGGCAAGCTCCTCGACGCCCTGACGACGTTGGGACCCGGTGAGTCGTGGCTCGTCGAGCCCCGCAGGCTGGACGACGCCGGCCAGCTCTGGTCCCCCGGGGTCCGCGTCGGTGTCGCACCAGGATCCGTCGCCCACCTCACGGAGTTCTTCGGGCCCGTCCTCTCCGTCATGACGGCCGAGACCCTCGCCGAGGCGATCGCGCTCCAGAACCAGGTCGACTACGGGCTCACGGCCGGTCTCCACTCGCTCGACCGGTCCGAGATCGACACCTGGCTGTCGTCGGTGCGGGCCGGCAACCTCTACGTCAACCGCGGCATCACCGGCGCCGTGGTCCGCCGCCAGCCCTTCGGCGGGTGGAAGCGCTCAGCAGTCGGGGCCGGCACCAAGGCCGGCGGCCCGAGCTACCTCGTCGGGCTCACCGGCTGGCGCTCGTGCCCGTCCACCGCGACCACGGCGCCGCTCCCGGTAGTCGGCCCCCTCCGCGAGGCCGCCGGTGCCGTCGGCCTCCCACCGGAGGATCTGGAGCGCCTCGACCGCGCGCTCCGCAGCGACGCCCAGGCGTGGCACGACCTGTACGCCGAGGGTGCCGATCCGAGCGCCCTCGGCGTCGAGCGCAACGTGCTGCGTCACCTTCCGACGACGGTGACGGTCCGGCACACTGCCGACGCCTCGCTGACGGACCTCGTACGCGTCGTCGCGGCCGGGGCAGCTGCCGGCGGCACCGTCGTGGTGTCGTCCGAGGAACCCCTGCCCGCCGCGCTGACCGGTGCGATCACGAGGCTCGGGATCAGCGTGCACGTCGACGACGACGCCGCGTGGCTGCGGCACGTCGAGGCGTCGGCCGGGGGCCGGATCCGCATGGTCGCCGCGGATGCAGAGGCGGAGGCGAGCGCCCTGGCGACGGCGCTCGGGGGACGACCGGACGTGGCGGTCTGGGCTCAGCCGGTCACCGAGTCGGGCCGGATCGAGCTGCTGCCGTTCCTGCACGAGCAGGCCGTCAGCGTGACCGCGCACCGGTTCGGGATCCCTCACGACCTCACCGAAGGGCTGGTCTGA
- a CDS encoding YchJ family protein — translation MSTFDRPCPCGSGTSYDACCGRLHRQEVQAATPEELMRSRYAAYAVGDVDHVFRTWHPRTRPAEVEPVPDLVWELLEILDATDDEVEFRAHFRTPAGPGAMHERSRFERRAGRWFYVDGDVTTP, via the coding sequence GTGAGCACGTTCGACCGCCCCTGCCCGTGCGGGTCCGGCACCTCGTACGACGCGTGCTGCGGCCGACTGCACCGCCAGGAGGTGCAGGCGGCCACACCGGAGGAGCTGATGCGCTCGCGGTACGCGGCGTACGCCGTCGGCGACGTCGACCACGTCTTCCGGACCTGGCACCCGCGGACGCGTCCCGCCGAGGTCGAGCCGGTGCCGGACCTCGTGTGGGAACTCCTCGAGATCCTGGACGCGACCGACGACGAGGTCGAGTTCCGGGCGCACTTCCGGACCCCGGCCGGCCCGGGTGCGATGCACGAGCGGAGCCGGTTCGAGCGGCGTGCCGGGCGTTGGTTCTACGTCGACGGCGACGTCACGACACCGTGA
- a CDS encoding isoprenyl transferase, producing the protein MTQPVRRPAPHPSGAQPPSLPSDQVPRHVAIVMDGNGRWAKERGLPRTAGHEAGESSLFDVVEGGIEVGVKWISAYAFSTENWKRSPDEVRFLMGFNRDVIRRRRDEMHELGVRVRWAGRRPRLWRSVIKELEIAEELTKDNDVLTLTMCVNYGGRAELADAAAALARDVADGRVKPGKVDEELFTRYLDEPDMPDVDLFWRTSGEQRTSNFLIWQAAYAEMVFSDIAWPDVDRRALWEAIEEYARRNRRYGSA; encoded by the coding sequence GTGACCCAGCCCGTACGCCGCCCCGCCCCGCACCCGTCAGGCGCCCAGCCGCCGTCGCTGCCGAGCGACCAGGTCCCGCGCCACGTCGCGATCGTGATGGACGGCAACGGGCGGTGGGCCAAGGAGCGAGGGCTCCCACGCACGGCGGGCCACGAGGCCGGAGAGTCGTCGCTGTTCGACGTCGTCGAGGGCGGCATCGAGGTCGGCGTGAAATGGATCTCCGCCTACGCGTTCTCCACCGAGAACTGGAAGCGTTCGCCGGATGAGGTGCGCTTCCTCATGGGGTTCAACCGTGACGTCATCCGCCGCCGGCGCGACGAGATGCACGAGCTCGGCGTCCGGGTGCGGTGGGCCGGGCGTCGCCCGCGCCTGTGGCGGAGCGTCATCAAGGAGCTCGAGATCGCCGAGGAGCTCACGAAGGACAACGACGTCCTCACGCTCACGATGTGCGTGAACTACGGCGGTCGGGCGGAGCTCGCCGACGCCGCCGCGGCTCTCGCCCGCGACGTCGCCGACGGCCGGGTGAAGCCGGGCAAGGTCGACGAAGAGCTGTTCACCCGCTACCTCGACGAGCCGGACATGCCCGACGTCGACCTCTTCTGGCGCACGTCGGGGGAGCAGCGGACGAGCAACTTCCTGATCTGGCAGGCGGCGTACGCCGAGATGGTGTTCTCCGACATCGCGTGGCCGGACGTGGACCGCCGCGCCCTGTGGGAGGCGATCGAGGAGTACGCGCGCCGCAACCGCCGCTACGGGTCCGCGTGA
- a CDS encoding nitrilase-related carbon-nitrogen hydrolase encodes MHLVTAPALPSLARVDTSAPEQDTRDTLRIGVVQHRWRDDADALVAVLDDAVATAAGAGARVVFLPELTLSRYPADVRAGDEPDAEAEDLHDGPTFAFAARAAAAYGVHVHASLFRRARGTGDSDVTDKRGLNTAILVSPAGELVALTDKLHIPVTAGYYEDTWFRPGTPADPYPVHEVPALDGLRVGLPTCWDEWFPEVARAYALGGAEVLVYPTAIGSEPDHPDFDTQPLLRTVVTAQGITAGTFMVVPNRTGDEGAIRFYGSSFVSDPYGRVLVEAPRDEEAVLVTDLALAQRRDWLTLFPFLRTRRPDTYAALTRPVDPERPFGGGE; translated from the coding sequence ATGCACCTCGTCACAGCCCCCGCACTCCCCTCGCTCGCGCGGGTCGACACGTCGGCCCCCGAGCAGGACACCCGCGACACCTTGCGGATAGGCGTCGTCCAGCACCGCTGGCGCGACGACGCGGACGCGCTGGTGGCCGTCCTCGACGACGCCGTGGCGACCGCAGCCGGGGCGGGTGCGCGGGTCGTCTTCCTGCCCGAGCTCACGCTGAGCCGCTACCCGGCCGACGTCCGCGCCGGCGACGAACCCGACGCGGAGGCCGAGGACCTTCACGACGGGCCGACCTTCGCGTTCGCTGCGCGGGCCGCTGCGGCGTACGGCGTCCACGTGCACGCGTCGCTCTTCCGTCGCGCGCGCGGCACCGGTGACTCCGACGTCACCGACAAGCGGGGACTCAACACCGCGATCCTCGTCTCCCCCGCCGGCGAGCTCGTCGCCCTGACCGACAAGCTGCACATCCCGGTGACCGCCGGCTACTACGAGGACACGTGGTTCCGGCCTGGCACGCCCGCCGACCCGTACCCCGTCCACGAGGTCCCCGCGCTCGACGGCCTGCGCGTCGGCCTGCCGACCTGCTGGGACGAGTGGTTCCCCGAGGTCGCCCGTGCGTACGCCCTCGGCGGGGCAGAGGTGCTCGTCTACCCGACGGCGATCGGCTCGGAGCCGGACCACCCCGACTTCGACACGCAGCCGCTGCTCAGGACGGTCGTGACCGCGCAGGGCATCACCGCCGGCACGTTCATGGTCGTCCCCAACAGGACCGGCGACGAGGGGGCGATCCGCTTCTACGGCAGCTCGTTCGTGTCCGACCCGTACGGCCGGGTGCTCGTCGAGGCACCTCGTGACGAGGAGGCCGTGCTGGTCACCGACCTCGCGCTCGCGCAGCGTCGCGACTGGCTGACCCTGTTCCCGTTCCTGCGGACCCGGCGGCCCGACACGTACGCGGCCCTCACGCGCCCGGTCGACCCAGAGCGCCCGTTCGGCGGCGGGGAGTGA
- a CDS encoding DUF305 domain-containing protein, translated as MITYTARRRAAALVTAVAFGLGVSACGADDTGTSGGGHGGHETSQESDASPAEEGDHNAADVAFAQQMIPHHRQALEMAALAPSRAGTEVAALAERIGAAQDPEIATMTGWLEEWGKDVPAEDDAHAGHTDMPGMMSPEDLDRLEGLTGDAFDAEFLRQMIAHHEGAVAMAEDEVTAGSDPEAIALAQQVVTAQRAEIAEMQALLAR; from the coding sequence ATGATCACCTACACCGCACGACGACGTGCCGCCGCTCTCGTCACCGCCGTCGCCTTCGGGCTCGGGGTCTCCGCCTGCGGGGCGGACGACACCGGGACCAGCGGCGGCGGCCACGGAGGCCACGAGACGTCGCAGGAGTCGGACGCGTCCCCGGCCGAGGAAGGCGACCACAACGCCGCCGACGTCGCCTTCGCGCAGCAGATGATCCCCCACCACCGCCAGGCACTGGAGATGGCTGCGCTCGCGCCGTCTCGCGCAGGCACCGAGGTCGCAGCGCTCGCGGAGCGCATCGGCGCCGCGCAGGACCCCGAGATCGCCACGATGACCGGGTGGCTCGAGGAGTGGGGCAAGGACGTGCCCGCAGAGGACGACGCTCACGCCGGCCACACCGACATGCCGGGGATGATGTCGCCGGAGGACCTCGACCGGCTGGAGGGGCTGACCGGCGACGCCTTCGACGCCGAGTTCCTGCGGCAGATGATCGCGCACCACGAGGGTGCGGTCGCGATGGCGGAGGACGAGGTCACCGCCGGGTCCGACCCCGAGGCGATCGCGCTGGCACAGCAGGTCGTCACCGCGCAGCGTGCGGAGATCGCCGAGATGCAGGCCTTGCTCGCGCGCTAG
- a CDS encoding LysR family transcriptional regulator gives MLEVRRLRLLRELQVRGSLAEVAAALHQSPSSVSQQLALLEREVGVPLLAKAGRGVRLTPQAEILADHAADVLARLELAESDLAASLTEATGSVRLAVFQSAALALMPQTLSDLAAAHPRLRVTMTQSEPEHALRETWARGFDLVVAEQYPGHAAPWHPDLDRIELTSDEIRLAVPSTGPYAAIETIADAAEVPWVMEPGGVASRHFAEQACRRAGFEPDVRFETADLQAQIRLIESGNAVALLPDLLWLGRRPTVVLRDLAGAPRRTVFTSARRFSAGQPGVRAVRESLAAAVSDAVAGTAARPATMGT, from the coding sequence GTGCTCGAGGTCCGTCGTCTGCGCCTGCTGCGCGAGCTCCAGGTCCGCGGTTCCCTCGCCGAGGTCGCTGCGGCACTCCACCAGTCGCCCTCCTCCGTCTCGCAACAGCTCGCGCTGCTCGAGCGAGAGGTCGGCGTCCCGCTTCTCGCGAAGGCCGGCCGCGGTGTGCGTCTGACGCCGCAGGCCGAGATCCTCGCCGACCACGCCGCAGACGTGCTCGCGCGGCTCGAGCTCGCCGAGTCCGACCTTGCGGCGTCGCTCACCGAGGCAACCGGGTCGGTGCGCCTCGCGGTGTTCCAGTCGGCAGCGCTGGCACTGATGCCGCAGACCCTGTCCGACCTTGCCGCCGCGCATCCTCGGCTGCGCGTGACGATGACCCAGAGCGAGCCGGAGCATGCGCTCCGCGAGACGTGGGCCCGCGGCTTCGACCTCGTGGTCGCCGAGCAGTACCCGGGTCACGCGGCGCCCTGGCACCCCGACCTGGACCGCATCGAGCTCACCTCGGACGAGATCCGGCTGGCCGTCCCATCGACCGGCCCGTACGCCGCCATCGAGACCATCGCCGATGCGGCGGAGGTGCCGTGGGTGATGGAGCCGGGCGGCGTCGCGTCGCGCCACTTCGCCGAGCAGGCCTGCCGTCGTGCCGGATTCGAGCCCGACGTCCGGTTCGAGACTGCCGACCTCCAGGCACAGATCCGCCTGATCGAGTCCGGCAACGCCGTCGCCCTCCTCCCGGACCTGCTCTGGCTCGGACGTCGACCGACGGTCGTGCTGCGCGACCTCGCCGGGGCGCCGCGTCGTACCGTCTTCACGTCCGCCCGCCGGTTCTCGGCCGGCCAGCCCGGTGTCCGCGCGGTGCGCGAGAGCCTCGCTGCGGCGGTGTCCGACGCCGTTGCCGGCACGGCCGCGCGACCGGCGACAATGGGCACGTGA